Proteins from a genomic interval of Deltaproteobacteria bacterium:
- a CDS encoding sensor histidine kinase has product MPKEFLIFILYLFYGGVFFAIGVAITSKDTSASNLGIARYLWIFALFAYSHGIHEWFEMYLNLQSEPVAAQLAANFQIAQITIMFISFGFLLLFGTMVMGYVLPAKRHWFSLFSVIIVVTWFGLVLTADNRSSMDFFSMADLRMRTIIALPAAFLSGCGFFIFSRTVLQISRKGGLNFAGAGISLILYGLATGTIPSGSIVPLLGVPVEFIRGITAFAILHFIMNALYIFDVERKSLIEERLMRFAKSEKLSSMGKLAAGIAHEINNPLANASINVEMLKKELAQGPEGPSFPKRLTAIEGNIDRASRIVRELLDFSSDRPAEFSLTGIGDVIQSTLDLVRAKWKSHSITLDMEGSPVVRAIPWKLEEVFLNIFINAIDAMPDGGSIHVEARGENGEVVVRVTDTGTGIPTEQIDAVMDPFFTTKEVGEGTGLGLSICFGIMEMHGGKIDIASKEGRGTTVTLVFPPTEGKYVQNSGS; this is encoded by the coding sequence ATGCCGAAGGAATTCCTCATATTCATCCTCTATCTCTTCTACGGCGGTGTCTTTTTCGCCATAGGGGTGGCGATTACATCCAAGGACACGAGTGCCAGCAATCTTGGCATCGCCAGGTATCTCTGGATTTTCGCGCTATTTGCCTACAGTCACGGGATCCACGAGTGGTTTGAAATGTATCTGAATCTGCAGTCTGAGCCTGTTGCCGCGCAACTTGCTGCAAACTTTCAAATCGCTCAGATAACGATAATGTTCATCTCCTTCGGCTTTCTTCTCCTTTTTGGAACCATGGTCATGGGGTACGTTCTCCCCGCAAAACGGCACTGGTTTTCCCTGTTCTCGGTGATCATTGTCGTAACGTGGTTCGGCCTGGTTCTGACGGCGGACAACAGGAGCTCGATGGACTTCTTTTCAATGGCTGACCTGCGCATGCGCACCATCATCGCTCTGCCGGCGGCGTTTCTATCGGGATGCGGCTTTTTCATCTTCTCCAGGACCGTTCTGCAAATAAGCAGAAAAGGGGGCCTTAATTTCGCCGGTGCCGGAATTTCCCTTATCCTCTATGGCCTTGCGACCGGTACGATCCCCTCAGGATCCATCGTTCCGTTGCTTGGCGTGCCGGTTGAATTTATTAGAGGGATAACCGCCTTCGCCATACTTCACTTCATCATGAACGCTCTGTACATCTTCGATGTGGAGAGAAAATCGCTGATCGAGGAGCGGCTCATGCGCTTCGCAAAGTCGGAGAAGCTCAGCTCCATGGGGAAACTTGCTGCAGGCATCGCCCACGAGATAAACAACCCCCTGGCAAACGCTTCCATCAATGTGGAGATGCTCAAGAAGGAACTGGCGCAGGGTCCTGAAGGGCCGTCTTTCCCCAAAAGGCTGACGGCCATCGAGGGAAATATCGACCGGGCTTCCAGGATAGTCCGGGAACTGCTTGATTTTTCCAGCGACAGGCCGGCAGAGTTTTCTTTGACCGGCATTGGCGATGTGATCCAGAGCACTCTTGATCTTGTGCGCGCCAAATGGAAGAGTCACAGCATCACCCTGGACATGGAGGGGTCTCCCGTCGTCCGTGCCATTCCATGGAAACTGGAGGAGGTTTTCCTTAACATCTTCATCAACGCCATCGACGCCATGCCTGATGGGGGGTCGATTCACGTTGAGGCCCGCGGGGAAAACGGGGAGGTCGTTGTCCGGGTTACTGACACCGGGACCGGCATCCCGACCGAACAGATCGACGCGGTGATGGATCCGTTCTTCACTACAAAAGAGGTCGGGGAGGGAACGGGCCTGGGCCTGTCCATCTGTTTCGGTATAATGGAGATGCACGGGGGCAAGATCGACATAGCGAGCAAAGAGGGCCGGGGGACCACAGTCACCCTGGTTTTTCCCCCGACGGAGGGAAAATATGTCCAGAATTCTGGTAGTTGA
- a CDS encoding response regulator → MSRILVVDDDTELRENLTEILKNDGYEVLSADRSEKAIELLDDEPVDLILLDLIMPGMGGMDAIPLFQRTCPGARIIVITAFSTVGNAVESMKKGANDYIAKPFKIDELLTTVRKNLEEGRFLSCKLFLDMDDTFSSLANITRRKVLYILAQEGTVRFMDLARKLEMPDHTKMNFHLKVLRENGLIEQDKKKSYMLSPVGRQVKECLDFIVKNLTS, encoded by the coding sequence ATGTCCAGAATTCTGGTAGTTGATGACGACACGGAACTTCGGGAGAACCTGACCGAGATCCTGAAAAACGACGGATATGAGGTCCTTTCGGCAGATCGAAGCGAAAAGGCCATCGAGCTTCTGGACGATGAGCCGGTGGACCTGATTCTCCTCGACCTGATCATGCCCGGCATGGGGGGGATGGATGCAATCCCACTTTTCCAGAGAACCTGTCCCGGTGCAAGGATTATCGTTATTACGGCCTTTTCCACCGTGGGAAACGCGGTGGAGTCCATGAAGAAGGGGGCCAATGATTATATCGCAAAACCTTTCAAAATCGACGAACTCCTCACAACCGTGCGGAAAAACCTGGAAGAGGGACGGTTCTTATCCTGCAAGCTCTTCCTGGACATGGATGACACCTTCAGCAGTCTTGCCAACATCACACGCCGGAAGGTCCTCTACATCCTCGCCCAGGAGGGGACGGTCCGTTTCATGGACCTGGCCCGCAAGCTGGAAATGCCGGATCATACCAAGATGAACTTTCACCTGAAGGTCCTCAGGGAGAACGGCCTCATCGAACAGGATAAAAAGAAATCCTACATGCTTTCACCGGTGGGCCGACAGGTTAAGGAATGCCTTGATTTTATTGTAAAAAACCTTACCTCGTGA
- the smpB gene encoding SsrA-binding protein SmpB: MTAGRTIVVNRQARYNFEIIETIEAGISLVGTEVKSIREGKANIKESYADIRDGEVFLVGAHISPYTQGNINNHEPLRERKLLLHAREIRKLTGKVAEKGLTLVPLRLYLKGRRIKLELGLGRGKKLHDKRETIKQRDQEREIAREMERRG; encoded by the coding sequence ATGACAGCGGGTCGTACAATAGTCGTTAACCGCCAGGCGCGGTACAACTTTGAAATTATAGAGACCATCGAGGCCGGAATCTCCCTCGTGGGCACGGAGGTAAAGTCCATTCGGGAGGGGAAGGCCAATATCAAGGAGAGCTACGCCGACATACGGGACGGCGAGGTCTTCCTTGTAGGCGCCCACATCAGTCCATATACTCAGGGCAACATCAACAACCACGAACCGCTTAGAGAGCGCAAACTCCTGCTGCACGCACGGGAGATCAGGAAACTCACCGGAAAGGTGGCCGAAAAGGGGCTGACTCTGGTCCCCCTGCGGCTTTATCTCAAGGGCCGGCGGATTAAATTGGAACTCGGATTGGGGCGCGGGAAGAAACTGCACGACAAACGGGAGACCATCAAACAACGCGATCAGGAGCGGGAAATTGCCAGGGAGATGGAACGGCGCGGATAG
- a CDS encoding inositol monophosphatase, translated as MRIARRAGLVLKNRLTTEFEVEYKGEVDLVTEMDHIAQNIIADEIRTGYPGHGILAEEDLDDKGLDGHIWIVDPLDGTINYVHRFPVFSVSIAIVYRGETICGVVHNPISEETFSAVKGEGASLNGQPISVSITADLNRSLLATGFPYNIRDNDETNLDNFGKMAVRAQGIRRCGSAALDLCFVACGRLDGFWELNLKPWDIAAGVLIVKESGGLVTDFEGKPVILDGARVIASNQRIHREMVQILDSHAPSKSKD; from the coding sequence ATTCGGATCGCCCGGAGGGCCGGCCTGGTTCTCAAAAACAGGCTGACGACCGAGTTTGAGGTCGAATACAAAGGCGAGGTGGATCTCGTTACCGAGATGGATCACATAGCCCAGAATATCATTGCGGACGAAATAAGGACCGGCTATCCCGGGCATGGTATTCTGGCAGAGGAGGATCTCGATGACAAGGGGCTGGATGGCCACATCTGGATAGTTGATCCCCTCGACGGTACCATCAATTATGTCCACAGATTTCCTGTCTTCAGCGTATCCATAGCCATAGTCTACCGAGGGGAGACCATATGCGGGGTAGTCCATAACCCAATATCGGAGGAAACCTTCTCGGCAGTCAAAGGGGAGGGAGCATCCCTCAATGGACAACCAATATCCGTTTCCATAACAGCGGATCTCAACCGGAGTCTGCTGGCAACCGGTTTTCCATACAATATCAGGGATAACGATGAGACCAACCTGGATAACTTCGGCAAGATGGCGGTTCGAGCTCAGGGAATCAGGCGCTGTGGAAGCGCCGCCCTGGACCTGTGCTTCGTTGCGTGCGGCCGATTGGACGGTTTCTGGGAATTAAACCTGAAGCCGTGGGACATCGCGGCCGGCGTTCTCATTGTCAAGGAATCCGGGGGATTAGTGACCGATTTCGAGGGAAAACCTGTCATCCTGGATGGCGCAAGGGTTATCGCCTCAAATCAGAGGATCCACAGGGAGATGGTGCAGATCCTGGATTCTCATGCTCCGAGCAAGAGTAAGGACTGA
- a CDS encoding ComF family protein, giving the protein MSAKELKRSLLDALFPPFCLLCGGPAEGRFPHCCERCLTVMEPLPSYVCSRCGEPFRVPDDPHLCLRCILKKPPFQWCRGLFRYSDELAMAITLLKFQGKLSLLGPLQWAVKRGVEGIDLPPVDGIVPVPIHFKRLMKRGFNQAEVLAKPLAEILNVPILPAALTRVKEKPQVGLGLKERERNARDGYVLNGEGGSLAGMRLILFDDVYTSGATARVCSRVLRRAGATVSVLTLARSMRIQDLHHLPVDPLI; this is encoded by the coding sequence ATGTCAGCAAAAGAACTTAAGCGTTCCCTTCTCGATGCGCTCTTTCCCCCCTTCTGCCTGCTCTGCGGCGGGCCTGCGGAAGGGCGGTTCCCCCACTGCTGTGAGCGATGTCTGACCGTGATGGAACCTCTGCCGAGTTATGTTTGCAGCCGATGCGGAGAGCCTTTCCGCGTTCCCGATGACCCCCACCTCTGCCTGAGATGCATTCTGAAAAAACCCCCATTCCAATGGTGCCGTGGACTTTTCCGGTATAGCGACGAGTTGGCCATGGCCATAACCCTCCTGAAATTTCAGGGAAAACTGTCTCTCCTGGGACCCCTTCAATGGGCGGTGAAAAGGGGTGTGGAAGGTATTGATCTTCCACCTGTGGACGGGATTGTCCCGGTTCCCATACACTTTAAAAGGCTCATGAAGAGAGGTTTCAACCAGGCGGAGGTGTTGGCGAAGCCGCTGGCGGAAATATTAAACGTACCCATATTGCCGGCGGCTCTCACGAGGGTGAAGGAGAAACCCCAGGTGGGTCTTGGGCTGAAGGAAAGGGAGCGAAACGCTCGGGATGGATACGTTTTGAACGGGGAGGGCGGGAGCCTCGCCGGGATGCGGCTCATCCTTTTTGACGATGTTTATACCAGCGGGGCTACGGCACGGGTGTGCAGCAGAGTCCTCAGGCGAGCGGGGGCAACCGTCTCAGTCCTTACTCTTGCTCGGAGCATGAGAATCCAGGATCTGCACCATCTCCCTGTGGATCCTCTGATTTGA
- a CDS encoding 2,3-bisphosphoglycerate-independent phosphoglycerate mutase gives MSRKIPAVLMVLDGWGVSSGDSKDAIASARTPAMDALVRRFPTSTLGASGEDVGLPDGQIGNSEVGHLNLGAGRIVDQDFTRINKAIRSGAFQKNPVFLEAFRRIKNASGSLHVMGLMSDGGVHSHIDQIKALVSLAAQNDVERIFVHAFMDGRDTPPNSGINHIREMESHLASLGNAEMATVSGRFYAMDRDNRWERVHRAYSAMVSGEGIFASSGSDAVKAAYDRGETDEFILPSVIRSASGPVGRISNGDGVIFMNFRSDRAREITHALNDDLFSGFKREKIPKLSVYVCLAEYDENFPYPVAFPPVPLTGILGEVLSENGLTQFRIAETEKYAHVTFFFNGGEERALRGEDRCLVPSPKDVPTYDLKPQMSADAVTNELVARLDSGRYDFLLVNYANPDMVGHTGVFSAAVAAIEEVDRCVGRVAAMVEEVGGTMIITADHGNAESMLDSDGIPLTAHTTHRVPLILVGPGFRPGAPEIRQGRLADVAPTILKILGVPQPREMTGQPLF, from the coding sequence ATGAGCAGGAAGATTCCGGCAGTATTGATGGTCCTCGATGGCTGGGGAGTATCCTCCGGCGACTCCAAAGACGCCATCGCTTCGGCCCGAACCCCGGCCATGGACGCTCTTGTACGACGTTTCCCGACCTCTACGTTGGGCGCCTCCGGCGAGGATGTGGGGTTGCCGGACGGACAGATCGGCAACTCGGAAGTAGGGCACCTCAACCTCGGGGCCGGCAGGATCGTTGACCAGGATTTTACGAGGATCAACAAGGCCATCCGGTCGGGAGCTTTCCAGAAAAATCCTGTTTTTCTGGAGGCGTTCAGGCGGATCAAGAATGCTTCAGGAAGCCTCCATGTCATGGGTCTCATGTCCGATGGCGGTGTGCACAGCCACATCGACCAGATAAAGGCCCTCGTCTCCCTCGCCGCCCAAAATGATGTGGAAAGAATCTTCGTCCACGCTTTCATGGACGGCAGGGACACACCCCCAAACAGCGGCATCAACCACATCCGGGAAATGGAATCCCACCTGGCCTCCCTCGGAAACGCGGAGATGGCCACCGTATCCGGGCGTTTTTATGCCATGGACAGGGATAACAGGTGGGAGCGGGTTCATAGGGCCTACAGCGCCATGGTGTCGGGCGAAGGGATCTTCGCCTCCAGCGGCTCTGACGCGGTTAAAGCGGCTTATGACAGGGGAGAAACCGACGAGTTTATCCTGCCTTCAGTGATAAGGAGCGCATCCGGACCGGTTGGGCGGATCTCGAACGGCGATGGTGTGATCTTCATGAATTTTCGAAGCGACCGGGCAAGGGAGATAACCCACGCATTGAATGATGATCTGTTTTCCGGTTTTAAGCGGGAGAAGATACCGAAGCTTTCCGTTTATGTCTGTCTTGCTGAATACGACGAAAACTTCCCCTATCCAGTGGCCTTCCCGCCGGTTCCGTTGACCGGCATTTTGGGAGAGGTTCTCAGTGAGAATGGCCTGACCCAGTTCCGGATCGCCGAGACGGAGAAATATGCCCATGTCACCTTCTTCTTCAACGGAGGCGAGGAACGCGCGTTAAGGGGCGAGGACCGTTGTCTTGTCCCATCACCCAAGGATGTGCCGACCTACGACCTCAAACCTCAGATGAGCGCCGATGCCGTAACGAACGAGCTTGTTGCGAGACTGGATTCAGGCAGGTACGATTTCCTCCTGGTGAACTACGCCAATCCCGACATGGTTGGGCACACGGGCGTTTTTAGTGCCGCCGTTGCCGCTATCGAGGAGGTTGACAGGTGTGTCGGCAGGGTGGCGGCCATGGTTGAGGAGGTGGGAGGTACCATGATCATTACAGCAGACCATGGAAACGCCGAATCCATGCTGGACTCTGATGGGATTCCCCTTACTGCCCACACCACCCACCGCGTTCCCCTCATCCTCGTGGGGCCGGGGTTTCGGCCGGGCGCACCGGAAATCCGCCAGGGCCGCCTGGCCGACGTTGCACCCACGATTCTGAAAATCCTTGGTGTCCCCCAACCCCGGGAGATGACTGGACAACCGTTATTCTAG